The Echinicola jeungdonensis genome segment GAAATGATGAAAACACTTATCCCTAGGGAATTCAATTTTGGAATGACTCCTTGATAAAGAAGTAGGGCTTAGTTGCATTCCAGACAGGTATTTCAACTTTGATATTGGCCTTTCTGGATAGCGTATAGCATTTTCTAAAAGTAATGGGAAGGACATAAACATCCTTTGGATGGAAGTAGGTTTAAAAATATCCTTATTGTATTCCAACGTTGCATGATACTGTTCCCTCACCTTGGAAAGCATTAAGGTCAGGTCAAATTGGGAAACCCCGGTATCAATATCCTGGAAGGTAACCTCAAGACCGGGCATTTCCAGTTTTGGCTGGGGTGAATTTTGAAAATTGAAAACAACTTGGAAAAGAGGAGTACGATTTAAGTCTCGCTTGGGCTTAAGCTCCTCTACCAATTTCTCAAAGGGCAAATCCTGATGGGCAAAAGCACCTAAGGCAACTTTCTTCACCTGTTTTAATAAATTCCGGAAAATTGGATTTCCTGAAAGATTGGCCCGGAGTGAAAGTGTATTGATAAATACTCCTATTAAAAGCTCCTGCTCTGGGTAACTTCGGTTGGCAACTGGGGTGCCAATAATAATATCTTCCTGGCCACTGTATCTATGAAGAAAAATGTAAAAGACGGTTAAAAGTATCATATAAGGAGTAACATCCTCCTTTCGGGCAAGATCTTCGATAGCAATTGCCATTTCTTTCGAAAGAACAAACCGATGCGTTCCCCCGGAGAAGGTTCGCTTAGAACCCCTTGGGTTATCAATCGGCAAGTCCAATATAGGAATTTCGCCAGCTAATTGTTCTTTCCAATATGATAGGGAAAACTGGGCTTCATGTTGGGCAGCTTTGCTGTTTTGCCAATAAGCAAAATCAGCATACTGGATGGGCAAATCAATCAATTGAACATTTTCACCCTTGACATTTGCTTTATAAAAACTAATTAATTCATTTAGAAAAACCCCCAATGACCACCCATCTGCAACTGTGTGATGGGCAATCACTAACAGATAATGGACCTGATCGTTGGCTTGAAATAATTTAAGTTGAATTAACGGTGCCTGGGTTAAATCAAAAGGTTTCAAAACTTCCTTTTCAGCTAGTTGACGCACCAGTTTATCGGGGTCTTCTGTTTCATAGCTCTTTAGGTTTATTACAGGAATAATTATTTTGGCTTTTTGATTAATTTCTGGGACAGGCATTCCAAGGCCAAAAACAAAGTGTGTGCGCAGGGATTCATGCCGCTCTAATATTTGATTTGTACTTTTTTCTAAAGCGTCCAAAAATAGATTTCCCTTTAATTTGATTAAGACAGAGAGATTATTTACTGCCGTTCCTCGATCAAGCAATTCAAGAAAAAGTTGGCGTTGTTGTGGAAGCGAGAGTTTTAATGGACTTTCCGTAGGCTTTTTTGAAATAAAAGTTTTGTTAAGCCCTGATGCCCCCCTTTGCAACCACTTATGTAATAGGGCACGTTTTCCAACAGAAAGGTCTTTATTGGTCATCTTCGTCATTTTCTGAAATTAATCTCTGAATTTCCTCCTCACTCATTTCATCAACCTGTTTCACAATTTCATCCTCCAACAAACCAGCAAGGCGTTCTATTGTAAAAGCCTGAAAAGCATCTTTGGGATTGATACTGACACCATAAGACTTTCTTGTCAAGGCAAGGATTTGAGCAGCTAAAACCGAATCTCCTCCAAGTTCAAAGAAAGAATCATAAATTCCGATTTGATCAATATGCAAGGTTTGGCGCCACAAATCGGCCAACATCTTTTCCAATTTAGTTCGGGGAGCCACATATTTTTGGCGTAAATTTGGTCTCGAATATAGGCTTGCCTTAAGAGTACCTCTACCTCCAACTTCTTCAAAAAATGGCATGGCTGAAGCCGCCGGATACAGCCCTAACATATCTTTTAAATCAAAAGGCAAAACTGTAATTTGAGGATTAGGTTCTAATGATAACCTCCCCATAATTTCTAACCCCTCCTCGACTTTTATCACCTTCACCAAGTGTTGGGGCAAAGCTTTTTCTTCTTTAATTTTTTCCTTGGTTTCAAACGCCAACCCTACTTCTGCCCATGGTCCCCAATTGAAACTGATCGCCGGAAGCCCTAAGGAATGACGATAATGGGCCATGGCATCCAAATAAGCATTTGCTGCTGTATAATTTCCTTGACCTGGTGACCCTAAAACTGAAACCGCTGAGGAAAAAAGAACAAAAAAATCCAAAGGACTTCCTATTGTCTCATTGTGAAGATTCCAAGTGCCGGCCACTTTTGGAGCCATTACTTTTTTCATCCTTTCTGCATCAAGATTTACCAGCGCAGCATCATCCAGCAAACCTGCAGCATGGACTATTCCCCTCAAATCTGGAAATTCCTTTTTAATTATTGTAAAAATTCCCCTCAATTGATCTGCATTACTAACATCTGCTTTCATTGTAACTATTTGAGCTCCATCTTTCCCCATTTTCCTAAGAGCATCCTTTATCAAATGAGTAGGATCACTTCTTCCCAAAAGGACTAAATGTTTCGCTCCTTTAGAAACCATCCATTTGGCCGTAGACAAGCCCAGTCCACCCAAACCACCTGTAATAAGATAAGTGCTATCAGACCTTATATCAATTTCAGGAATACTTGATTTTTGGAAAGGTTCAAAGGACAATAGACGTAATACAAAACGTTCATTATTCCTAAAAGCAATTTGATCCTCCCGATCTTCCACTAATAACTGACCTACAAGTTGGGCTATAGTGGATTCCAATGATTGTTGAGGATCCAGATCGATGCGGACACAATTTAATTCCGGAAGTTCAAAACTGATAGCTTTTCCTACTCCCCACAAAGGAGATTGCTCTAATGCTACTACCTCACCATTTTTAACAGCTTGGGCTCCTCTAGTAACAAGCCACAAATGCGGTGACCCTGCAATTCGGCCTGCAAGAGCCTTCAATAAAAGTAATATGCTATTACATCCAAGAGCTTCAATGGTTGAGGCTTCTCCTGGCAATTGTGATGGAATAGAAAGGCTCCATAAATGAATAATTCCAAAGAAAGATGAGGAAATCTCTTTAATAAGATTTTCTATCATTGCATGGATTTCTTCTTCTTTTAAATTAAGGGTATCCCTTACATTCAAAAAATGACAATTTTGGCCACTGGCTTCCAACTTCCTTCCTAATGCTTCCCCTACACCTTGGTCATCAGCAAAAATTAGCCAATTCCTTTTTTTATTTTCTAAATAGGATTGCTTTAATAAAGCCTTATTTAGCTTCCATTTTAATTGATAGAACCAGATGTCTTTTTTGAGGCATTGGGGAAGTATTCTATTTTCAATCCGTTTCAATTGTAATCCCCTGAATTCTGCAACAACTTGCTTATTTTCATCAGTGATTTGAATATCAGTATTTATCATACTAACTTCTAATCCCGTTTCTGAAATCAACTTAACATGGCTCCATAACTTGGTTCCTCCAGGAGTTGAGAAAAAGCTTATTTGCTCACATCCATAGGGTATGTAATGGTTGTTTGTGGAAGATATTATGGGTAGTGCAGCAATGACCTGAAAACAAGCATCCAAAAGTGCTGGGTGAAATTGATATCCCTCGACCTGGTTCTTCAAAGTTACAGGCAGCTCAATTTCCCCCATCGCTTCTTTATCGAATTGCCAACCCTGTTTTATCCCTTGAAAAGAAATTCCATATCGGTACCCCAGATTTCTTAATTTTTTATAAAATTCTGCACCGAAAAAGTCAGGTTTATCAATTTTTTTATGAAATTTTTTTGTGGTAATACTGAAATCAATTGCAACCAAAACATCTTGGGCAGGATGAAAATTTACCGAAGCATAATGAACCCAATCTGAATTCCATTTTCCATAAACATTGAAGGAGTACCTCCCATTTTTTGCAGGAACCAAATGAGTCTGCAGCAATTTTGATTTTTCTTCTACCAACACCATTTTTTCCAAAAAAGTAATGTCCCTCATCACGTGGGTTGCCAACAAACCTGATTCTTTGGCCGCTTGAAGTGCCATTTCAAGGTAAACTGAAGCAGGAAGTACTATTTCGCCCTCAATAAGATGATCCCTTAGAAAAGGAACCATGGCAGTATTGATCTCGGATTGCCATATGTAATGGGATGTTTTTTTTGCAATTTCTACCCGGGAACCCAACAAGGCCTTTGCGGAAGATGATGTATTATTCCCCCTTTTGACACAAGTGGTGGTGAGATTTGGAGAAGGATTATCAATCCAATAGCGTTGCCGTTGCCATGAAATAGGAGGAATAAAAACATATTTTCCTTTTCCAGGATAAAGGTGGTCCCAGGATACAGAAAAACCTCTTGTGTATAGCCTTCCCAAAGACTTAATTAGGATTTCCCTTTCTGATTCCCCCCTGCTCATAGAAGGAAGTAAATTTATTTCCTGATCCTGACCAGAGTATGATTGTTGTATTGAACTGAGTAAAATAGGATGTGGTCCGATTTCTATAAAGTTAAAAAATCCCTCCCCAAGCACTTTTTTTATTGCTTCCAAAAACAACACTGGTTTTCTGATGTTATCTACCCAATATTCAGCATCGTATGTAAGATGGTCTCCATTGGTACCTGTTAAAGTGGAAAATATGGGGATCTTTGGAGGCCTGGAGTCAATTTCTCCCAAAAGCCTTAACAATTCAACACGAAGTACATCTATTTGGGGACTGTGAGAAGCAATATCAACTTTTACCCACCTGCAGAATAGGTTTTGGTGATCAAGGATATTTTTTATTTCCTCAAGTATTTCAGGGTCCCCAGAAAGCACTGTAGAAGAAGGTCCATTAATCGCGGCCACGGATACTTCTTCTTTACAATCTTTTATGAGATCTTTTGCCTGATCATGGGTCAGTTCGGTTGCAAGC includes the following:
- a CDS encoding type I polyketide synthase; this translates as MNARQIQDWLITQISKLLHVEPEEIELGEPFSSYGLTSRDAVMLSGDLEELLGHRLSPTLAYEYPSIIALSHYLATYSPGEKKSDKESVDSVLAKEPIAIIGLGCRFPGANDPQSFWNLLINGTDAITEIPADRWPKELFYNPDPTIPGKSISKWGGFLENIDLFDPFFFGISPNEAKQMDPQQRLLLELSYEAIDNAGLGKKQLDGSRTGVFIGVSVNEYSQLQLENPFAITSHSGTGAGLSITANRISYFYNLKGPSMAIDTACSSSLTAVYLACQSLKIGECTTALAGGVNMILSPAHSIGFTKAGVLSPDGRCKTFDADANGYVRGEGGGVIVLKPLSSALEDGDPIHAMILGSAIVQDGRTNGLIAPNKESQEFLLREAYRSAGISPQKVQYIEAHGTGTLLGDSMEASAIGAILGKGRVNNHCSIGSVKTNIGHLEAAAGIAGLIKVVLSIKNKMLPPSLHFHSPNPHIPFEDLNIQVQSEKERWPASDGPIISGVSSFGFGGTNVHVVLSEAIMDKKSDSKKNNAVSDSMFHLLPLSANSNENLQSLATSFKHFIDSGYNGVIKDICLAAGKRRSDYAIRLAIMGCSAGELSLGLQSFISGVPSPNLILGDKAMDRSPKLVFVFSGQGGQWMGMGRELLKREKRFSQLIDQIDKIIQIQFNWSLKGGLMAESSEQELGEINFVQPAIFAIQIALAGLWKSWGIIPDVVIGHSMGEVAAAYIAGILSLEDATRIICLRSQQLKILKGRGRMLATELTHDQAKDLIKDCKEEVSVAAINGPSSTVLSGDPEILEEIKNILDHQNLFCRWVKVDIASHSPQIDVLRVELLRLLGEIDSRPPKIPIFSTLTGTNGDHLTYDAEYWVDNIRKPVLFLEAIKKVLGEGFFNFIEIGPHPILLSSIQQSYSGQDQEINLLPSMSRGESEREILIKSLGRLYTRGFSVSWDHLYPGKGKYVFIPPISWQRQRYWIDNPSPNLTTTCVKRGNNTSSSAKALLGSRVEIAKKTSHYIWQSEINTAMVPFLRDHLIEGEIVLPASVYLEMALQAAKESGLLATHVMRDITFLEKMVLVEEKSKLLQTHLVPAKNGRYSFNVYGKWNSDWVHYASVNFHPAQDVLVAIDFSITTKKFHKKIDKPDFFGAEFYKKLRNLGYRYGISFQGIKQGWQFDKEAMGEIELPVTLKNQVEGYQFHPALLDACFQVIAALPIISSTNNHYIPYGCEQISFFSTPGGTKLWSHVKLISETGLEVSMINTDIQITDENKQVVAEFRGLQLKRIENRILPQCLKKDIWFYQLKWKLNKALLKQSYLENKKRNWLIFADDQGVGEALGRKLEASGQNCHFLNVRDTLNLKEEEIHAMIENLIKEISSSFFGIIHLWSLSIPSQLPGEASTIEALGCNSILLLLKALAGRIAGSPHLWLVTRGAQAVKNGEVVALEQSPLWGVGKAISFELPELNCVRIDLDPQQSLESTIAQLVGQLLVEDREDQIAFRNNERFVLRLLSFEPFQKSSIPEIDIRSDSTYLITGGLGGLGLSTAKWMVSKGAKHLVLLGRSDPTHLIKDALRKMGKDGAQIVTMKADVSNADQLRGIFTIIKKEFPDLRGIVHAAGLLDDAALVNLDAERMKKVMAPKVAGTWNLHNETIGSPLDFFVLFSSAVSVLGSPGQGNYTAANAYLDAMAHYRHSLGLPAISFNWGPWAEVGLAFETKEKIKEEKALPQHLVKVIKVEEGLEIMGRLSLEPNPQITVLPFDLKDMLGLYPAASAMPFFEEVGGRGTLKASLYSRPNLRQKYVAPRTKLEKMLADLWRQTLHIDQIGIYDSFFELGGDSVLAAQILALTRKSYGVSINPKDAFQAFTIERLAGLLEDEIVKQVDEMSEEEIQRLISENDEDDQ